The genomic interval TTGTCCCCTCCCTTACATGGGCGTATTTAGCCGATTACGTTCCGACTGGCGGAAAGGTGCTGAACTCGGAAGGAGGGGGGTACAAATTGTACCCCATTTCGTATTTCAGTCGCCCCCCGCGCGGGGGGCGTGGATTGAAACCTTAATTATCCTCGCCACTCACACCCCCGTTATAGTCGCCCCCCGCGCGGGCCTGCCTGCCGGACAGGCAGGGGCGTGGATTGAAATAGAGTCGTATCGACAAGAATATCCTTTTCTGCCAAAATCTTTGCATTCCATGCAGAGGTGAGTAGGAGATTATATGAGCTTAAAATTCATGGGGTTTCTTGTTCGCGATGGAAGGTGGTGGGTGGTCGGTGTTCCGGCCCTCGAAGTCTGGTCACAGGGAAAGACTCGTATTGATGCCTGCCGGATGATTAAGGAGGCAGTTGAAATGTCGATTAATCGTCCAATTAAAGTTAACGTCTTGCCGATGCCGGGGAATTGTTTCGTTTTATATGCGAAGGACAGCCGTAATGATAGGTATCTGCTTGCAACGATGCTCAAGAGGCAACGGGGAAACAGTGGTCTGAGTTTAGGACAAACCGCCAAGCGACTCAAAGTCGCAAGTAAAACCTATTCACAATATGAGCAGGGGCGGTTGCTTCCGAGTATCACTAAAATTTTAGAATATATATCGGCAATGAACAACGACGATCATGTTGTACTCGATGTTGTCTCTAAGCAAGGGCCTTTGCGCCGAAGCTACCGATTCCTTTCTCCGAAGTCGTATTAATAAGGCGAGTGTATTCGGAAGTTAAAAGACCGATTGGCGTTGCGGTTTGTGCGTCAGCTATGAAGGGAAAGGCTAGGCAGCACCGTCTTTCTTTGTTTTTCTCACCGCCATGCCGCAGTTGGAGCCGATCGCGTTCTCGCGCACGTCCCCGATGGAGACTATGCAGTCGAAGCCGAGCTCGTTGAGCCTCTTCGAGAGCGAGTTCGCCTCCTCGGGGGCGTGCGGCGGAAGGGCCGTGGAGAGGCCGGTCTCGGCCGAGCGGATCGTGGGATTGAGCGGTGTGATCTTCACGCACGTGAACCCGGGGTCGAAACTCCGCGCGATCGTCTCCGGGTCCACGGGCACGCCCTCGGTGAGGGCGAAGTTGAGCGCGGCCTTGCGCCTGCCCGGCTCGTGAAACGCGCGCGCGTATTCCGAGATATATGCGAAGGACATCTTGGG from bacterium carries:
- a CDS encoding helix-turn-helix domain-containing protein, with protein sequence MSLKFMGFLVRDGRWWVVGVPALEVWSQGKTRIDACRMIKEAVEMSINRPIKVNVLPMPGNCFVLYAKDSRNDRYLLATMLKRQRGNSGLSLGQTAKRLKVASKTYSQYEQGRLLPSITKILEYISAMNNDDHVVLDVVSKQGPLRRSYRFLSPKSY